tgtgtgtgtgtgtgtgtgtgcgtgcgtgtgcatgcgtatgtatgtatgtatgtatgtatgtatgtatgtatgtatgtatgtatgtatgtatgtatgtatgtatgtatgtatgtatgtatgtatgtatgtatgtatgtatgtatgtatgtatgtatatatatatatatatatatatatatatatatatatatatatatatatatatatatatatacactcacacacacatacatacatatgtacaaCAAAACAATGGGTGCCTATTTTAGAAGCATGATCATGTAAAAGTTCATACAAAGACTTTAATTTGTTCaaattgtaatacatttttaaaaaagctacTGTACCTTGTGGACTGAAGGCACCTTGTAATTTTCCAAGGAGTTGCCTTCAAAGGATCCAGGAGAAGTGTCTTTTCTTTATGAGGGAAAAATACCTGAAATTTTACAACACACATCAAACTGTTACATTACAATGAAGAAATGCCAGTATATTAGTTTTGATCTTTTAAGTCTCACCATGAGCATCCAGTGATGATTTTCATTAATAATTCCCAAAACAATATCAAAGTTTCTTGGATCAATCTGCAACAGAAACAGTTCATAATCTGCTGCACTCACAATATTTGCTGTCTTTAtaactaaataaaagtatttttgtacCTTTAGCTTTGTCTTTTCATGTCTCCATATAGATGACATCTCGAAAGAGTTTATGCAAAGGGCCTGCTGTTGGTGGTTTTGATTAAATCTTCTCACGAGAATGAAAAGGCATGCATTCACAATCTGGAAAAAAGTATGTGGTGCCAGATAACAACACCACAAGTAAACTTTTGCATCAAACCAGTTAGAAAGCACTGTTAAACTATGGCATTTACAGTACCTCACTTTCTAGCTCTTGATTTGGGGCTGTTCTTGCAATATCCCCCAAAAAAATGTTGTATGGCCCGATCTTTGAAAGCAGCACATGAGGACACTTTCCATTCCAGGCATCTCTAATGTCTgtccataaaaaaataaataaaaagtcaaattacATTGATTCATATGCATTTTTccctaaaataaatataacatttttaatacatgtAATATCCTTTTTTTCTGAGAAACTTACAACTTTCAATTTTATCATAGGATGTGGATGCACTGGTGAACATAGTGACAGAGAAGGCACTGAAAGCCGTGGAGGTGGTGGAGAGGGCAGAGAAGGCACTGGGGACAGTGGAGGCACAGGTGGAGGAGTCAGAGAAGGCACTGGGACAGTGGAGGCATTGGTGGAGGAGTCAGAGAAGGCACTGGGTGCGGTGGAGACATTGGTGGAGGAGAAAGAGAAGGCACTGGGGGCGGTGGAGGCACAGATGGAGAAGGCAGAGAAGACACTGGGGGCGGTAGAGGCAATGGTGGAGGAGGCAGAGAAGGCACAGGGGGCAGTGGAGGCACAAATGGAGGAGGCAGAGAAGGCACGGGGGGCGGTGCAGGCACTGGTGGAGGAGGCAGAGAAGGCACTGGGGGCGGTGGAGGCACTGGTGAAGGAGTCAGAGAAGGAACTGGGGGTGGTGGAGGCACAGGTGGAGGGGGTGGTGGAGGCACAGGTGGAGGGGGTGGTGGAGGGGGTGGTGGAGGCACAGGTGGAGGGAGCAGAGGAGGCACTGGTGGAGGGGTCTGTGGAGGCACTGGTGGCAGTGGAATCTTTGCCAGAGTTGAAGGGTAAAGGCTGGAGATTTTGGTGCTTCCTTTTTAATTGTATCTGATGAGGAATTCTTGGCCTCTCCTCTATATACAATTTAAGATGATCTGTGCTGACCTTGAGGAAAACTTTGCCAAAGCTATCCACAAGGTCAGCAGATTTTCCTTCAACTCGGATCACTGTAAAAGGACCAAGGAAATCATAATCAAGCTTGCCTCCTTTACAATGCTGGGATCTAATATTATGCCTCCACACTCGATCCCCAGTCCTGAACAATGTGCCATGGGttggactgatttttttttttttttgctactgcTTCCTCATTTTGCCTACGTAAAATCTGTATAATTTTTTCTTGTTGTATTAGCCCTGGAAATAGCTCCTCTTTTGCAGTCAGTTCCTCCAATGCATAGTGAACCTAAAAAAAAGAAGGTAGAAGTCAATACATTTACATAGTTAATCAAATCTTGCCTCAGGAAGTGGTGGAAATTGCCAAGACATACAACTTGGTTATATCAAACCTAGTAGTCCTCTGGGATTTCTGAAGGGTAGCGTGCCTCTCTGCCAAACATAAGGTAAAATGGAGAGTGCTTGgttgtgatttgttttttttttttgtccggaTTCCAAACATCACAGCATCCAAATACTGATCCCATGTGTTTGGCTTGCCATTGATCAGTTTTCCCAGGGCCCTAGGTTTTCAGATATAATGTATTTAGGttgacacacacacaataatatttAGTAACAATAATTTAATATCCCTATAGTATTTagccataaaaaatataaatataaacataacataaatatataaacataaacatatatatatatatacatatacatatatatatatatatatatatatatatatatatatatataaagtcataaTTCCACATATTACCTTTGTATGGTACCATTCATTCTCTCCACCAGTCCCATTAGTTTGGGGATGATAAGGTGCACACAAGCTCCTTTTTATCCCCAAAATTTGGCAGATGGTTTATCTGCAAGTAAGTTCAGTTATAATCGAGTACAGAATATTATTCATTAAGGGTAGAGGATGTAAAGTGCAATAATAtctacacatttaaaaatatattacacgTTTATTTCAATGTTATTGCCGTGCATAACATAaatttttttgtatatgtatttgtatgcgtgtatatatatatatatatatatatatatatatatatatatatatatatatatatatatatatatatacacacatacatacatatgtacaaCAAAAGAATGGGTGCCTATTTTAGAAGCATGATCATGTAAAAGTTCATACAAAGACTTTAATTTGTTCaaattgtaatacatttttaaaaaagctaatGTACCTTGTGGACTGAAGGCACcttgtaattttaaaaagtagttgcCTTCAAAGGTTCCAGGAGAAGTGTCTTTTCTTTATTAGGGAAAATTACCTGAAATTTTACAACACACACCAAACTGTTACATTACAATGAAGAAATGCCAGTATATTAGTTTTGATGTTTTAAGTCTCACCATGAGCATCCAGTGATGATTTTCATTAATAATTCCCAAAACAATATCAAAGTTTCTTGGATCAATCTGCAACAGAAACAGTTCATAATCTGCTGCACTCACAATATTTGCTGTCTTTAtaactaaataaaagtattttttgtacCTTTAGCTTTGTCTTTTCATGTCTCCATATAGATGACATCTCGAAAGAATTTATGCAAAGGGCCTGCTGTTGGTGGTTTTGATTAAATCTTCTCACGAGAATGAAAAGGCATGCATTCACAATCTGGAAAAAAGTATGCGGTGCCAGATAACACCACCACAAGTAAACTTTTGCATCAAACCAGTTAGAAAGCACTGTTAAACTATGGCATTTACAGTACCTCACTTTCTAGCTCTTGATTTGGGGCTGTTCTTGCAATATCCCCCAAAAAAATTTGTATGGCCCGATCTTTAATTTAATGCCAAACATCACGGCATCCAAATACTGATCCCATGTGTTTGGCTTGCCATTGATCAGTTTTCCCAGGGCCCTAGGTTTTCAGATATAATGTATTTAGGttgacacacacacaataatatttAGTAACAATAATTTAATATCCCTATAGTATTTagccataaaaaataaatataaatttatatatatatatatatatatatatatatatatatatatatatatatatatatatatatatatatatatatatatatatatatatatatatatatatatatatatataaagtcataaTTCCACATATTACCTTTGTATGGTACCATTCATTCTCTCCACCAGTCCATTAGTTTGGGGATGATAAGGTGCACACAAGCTCTTTTAATCCCCAAAATTTGGCAGATGGTTTATCTGCAAGTAAGTTCAGTTATAATCGAGTACAGAATATTATTCATTAAGGGTAGAGGATGTAAAGTGCAATAATAtctacacatttaaaaatatattacacgTTTATTTCAATGTTATTGCCGTgcataacatacatttttttggttAATTAATATGTACGTTCCAACATGTTGTTGTTAAAATAACACATTACACTGGAATTTCATTTACAGTAACAGAAAATATACTGCATTGACAAATTCTCTTCCTTGATCGGTTAGAATTCGTTTTGGCGCCTCAAACTGATTAAAGAATTTGACAATGCAATTTGTAACCTCagaagctgactttgactttagAGGATATGCTTGGGGCCACTTTGAAGTAGTCAATTAAAACGCAGATGTACTGGTGTCCATTCTCTGTAGGAGTCAACTTCCCTATGAGGTCCATGCCCATTAGTTCAAAAGGGCTGCTGACCTGTATAAGAAATTATACGgtttagtttaaaacatttaagcaAGACAAATAATGCAAAATGAATAAGTAATGAACAACTGATATTATGATACCTCCACTGGGATATATTCCATGGACTTCTTTAGATCACTGCGTTTTGATTGACATGCTACACACCTGGCAACCTTCAGGATAACAAACATCATCTGATAGATTGTTCAGATTGTTCATCCAAAAACAATTGCACAAGTTCAACCATAAaggaaataatattacaaatagtaataatagcaTATACATGTTGTGAAGAGGAAGCTACTTTGCACATCAATATTCCTGCTATAATGCAGGAAAATGGCCATTGGTTTAAGATCACTAAGCATGTTCTTATACTTGCATAGggtaaaattcattaatttttctttgatGTTTCTGTACGTTCATTTGTCTGTAGTAAGTTATCAGAGGTTATCAGCATGTGTACTTACCCAAGCATCTATATCTGCAGTCATCCCAGGCCAGTAGTACCTTTTGCAGATTTCATCTCTTGTTTTGACTTGCCCACAGTGAGCTCCAAATGGGCTGCAAtgaaattctttaaaaatatcaTCAGCAGCTTGTGAGCCACAGAGAACTTTTAGCTGCACTTCTTTGACAGTACCTTTGTGTTTTAGGTAGTACAGCTCTCCatctaataattgtaaaatattattttaaatttcaagTCAACTTTAACACCAGTACTACAAATTCTCTTCcataaatgtaaaagtatgtggGTAAGACTTTATAAAAACTGCACACTATGAAACtaatgaaattaatcatttgtaaaaCATAGAGCTCACTGATGTCTATTATTGTAAAGTTAATGCTTTACAAATGATCAATTCAATTTGTGAATGCTTAATACATGACtgtaattattataaagtgtaaacTTACTTTGAATGACATAGTTAGCTGTCCTTCTTTTAATGACAATTTTTTCTGATTTACTCGCTGAAGCTGGATATAAATCTTTGGGGTTACTCCACAATTTCGTTATACATGAAAGGGTCCATTTCCAAAATACACACTAAACCGTCCTTGAACTCATCAGTTAAGACTGTGTTTTATTTTGGACTGACATGATTGCTGTTATTGGTTCTTTCAACTTCTACTCCAACTGCCCCACACAACACAAGCCACAACTCCGACTAAACTCAAGACGCCGGCGATCCAAACCACTGCAATGAAGCCAAACTCTTACTGATCTCCTAGCAGTCCGCTTTCGGTAACATACATGCCTTAAGGGGAAGCCTGGCTAGATAACTACGCTCCAACAaagattaaacattttataaaggttTCGAATGACGAGACCAGCGTGAAAAGAATGATTTCAACAAAGAACTCACCTCTCAGCCTCCCGCATGTCAACAGATCCATAACATTCTAACAACTTGAAGAAGTTCGAATGCAAATGACCAGGTAATCTAATCCACAAACTTTAGTCCACAACATTTTCATACGTTGATAAACATTCATGGAAGGGTGCGCCGTTATCATCCAAACCAGCTGCTGGAGAGCATGGAGCCAGTCTTTCAGGTATAAACACTGTAGCGATTTTGATctacaaaatggccgccgaccttTTGCACTCTGAACTCTGACTGACACTCCAAGGAGCCAATAGCTGAAGAAGAAGtatcaccatccaatgagctttcCAAACTTGAGGTGGTCCCGCCTTCTCTCTTGATAGTTTCACGAATAGACTGAGTGATAAGAGTTTGTGAATGAAGTGGGCCAGATATGCTCGAGATTTTTCAATCATGTTAAGATTCCAAACGTGATGTTATTTATCATGGATTCAGTAAAAGCCCGTGATAAATATTACATTCACACAGTTCCTACTAAGTGGTAACATCGTTTTTCAAGTTTGATGTTgccagtttatttatatatttatatatttatatttatatatatatatatatatatatatatatatatatatatatatatatatatatatatatatatatatatatataatttttatttttagtttatttttttttaattatgaatgaAAAGAGTTTTACCCAGCTAGTGAAAGACATTCAACACATCAAGCATTGAAGCTCTTGTGTAACATGCCAATAGTGACTTGTATATCAATAAACATGAGTGTCATAGACAAGTTTATAATGCCAAGTTAGTGAGATGTGAAACGGCAAAGAAACAATTTCCTGCTTGACTGCTGCAAACAGGAGGACATTCCTAGCATGGAGTAACCTTTCATACATTGACTGACTGTGTTAGACACATTTGCTTTTAAACAAATTTCTATATCACTAAGGGGTTTTAACTCACTCCACTATCATCTCACCTGTTCTCcaagaggtacttccaggaccaccagccaaGACATGCCCCATATCCCCAGCTCTCTATCCATTTGCCACCCTGCAGGGGGAGGAATGCCCAATTCTACAACCCTTGCACATCGGGATATCAAAGTTATTGTAACATGCATTA
This DNA window, taken from Danio aesculapii chromosome 19, fDanAes4.1, whole genome shotgun sequence, encodes the following:
- the LOC130246890 gene encoding sentrin-specific protease, with product MFTSASTSYDKIESYIRDAWNGKCPHVLLSKIGPYNIFLGDIARTAPNQELESEIVNACLFILVRRFNQNHQQQALCINSFEMSSIWRHEKTKLKIDPRNFDIVLGIINENHHWMLMVFFPHKEKTLLLDPLKATPWKITRCLQSTRKFMKGKGCSVEKWTCETLHHPVQRDSTSCGVFCLKFAECVLCNDTLPYHFLQVIMT
- the LOC130246296 gene encoding uncharacterized protein LOC130246296: MVPYKGSTKISSLYPSTLAKIPLPPVPPQTPPPVPPLLPPPVPPPPPPPPPPPVPPPPPPPVPPPPPVPSLTPSPVPPPPPVPSLPPPPVPAPPPVPSLPPPFVPPLPPVPSLPPPPLPLPPPVSSLPSPSVPPPPPVPSLSPPPMSPPHPVPSLTPPPMPPLSQCLL